Proteins encoded in a region of the Pseudothermotoga elfii DSM 9442 = NBRC 107921 genome:
- a CDS encoding C40 family peptidase, whose translation MVVKELIESFKRENKIDEREQIFSVLPSIEGSTVLLKGFVGEQRVKNLLIQKILENSKMNVLDQIELLPEKKFLNMYGIVRKSVVNLVKTPETNDIVTQARMGDLLKLFKCVNDWYLVQMEDNYIGWLDSSGFVIYDEPSINSYLVNNFAVVISKFAAVEDSSMVEKIVQGTVLPYLKVSENYVWLLSPDKEQLKVRKSDVTLHSSRKEVFSVFRDAEYIINIARQHTGLAYLWGGTTSYGFDCSGFTQFCFRMGGYFLRRDADMQFEQGLEINSKEDMMPGDLVFFQTYKPGPSHVGIYIGNCRFIHSGSNGVTINSFAEKDEDYSYKLDVNYIGSRRIIGAENLRHPFD comes from the coding sequence ATGGTTGTGAAGGAGCTCATAGAGTCGTTTAAGAGAGAAAATAAAATTGATGAGAGGGAACAGATATTTTCTGTCCTGCCTTCGATAGAAGGATCCACAGTCCTTTTAAAAGGTTTTGTGGGGGAGCAGAGAGTAAAAAATCTTTTGATTCAAAAAATACTGGAGAATTCAAAAATGAATGTTTTGGATCAGATAGAGCTTTTGCCTGAGAAGAAATTTTTGAATATGTATGGAATTGTTAGAAAATCTGTTGTAAATCTTGTAAAAACCCCAGAAACGAACGATATAGTGACCCAGGCGCGCATGGGTGATTTACTGAAATTGTTTAAATGTGTAAATGATTGGTATCTTGTGCAGATGGAAGATAATTACATTGGGTGGCTTGATAGTTCAGGTTTCGTGATATATGATGAACCGTCGATTAACTCATATCTGGTAAATAATTTTGCCGTAGTCATTTCAAAATTTGCAGCTGTTGAGGATTCGTCTATGGTAGAAAAAATAGTGCAAGGCACGGTATTACCATATTTAAAGGTTAGTGAAAATTACGTATGGTTACTTTCGCCAGATAAGGAGCAATTGAAAGTGAGAAAAAGTGATGTTACTCTTCATTCAAGTAGAAAAGAGGTGTTTTCAGTTTTTAGGGATGCCGAGTACATTATAAATATAGCCAGACAGCATACAGGACTTGCTTACCTCTGGGGAGGCACTACTTCTTATGGTTTCGATTGTTCTGGATTTACACAGTTTTGCTTCAGAATGGGTGGATATTTTCTCAGAAGAGATGCAGATATGCAATTTGAGCAGGGTTTAGAGATAAACAGTAAAGAAGACATGATGCCTGGAGATCTTGTTTTCTTTCAGACATACAAACCCGGTCCATCACACGTTGGTATTTATATCGGTAACTGTAGGTTTATTCATTCTGGGAGTAATGGAGTTACAATCAATAGTTTTGCTGAGAAAGATGAAGATTATTCTTATAAACTTGACGTTAATTATATTGGATCCAGAAGAATAATAGGCGCAGAAAATCTTCGCCATCCTTTTGATTAG
- a CDS encoding glycosyltransferase produces MEIFEKISRLIQSKDFSKAKELAQNIPDEIDKNNTLGVISFYEEKNDDAINFFEKALRINPAHSDVLFNYSKALFEKQNYFESWRYLTRIPKKTWEIYDMLGDTQLKQDNPAMALHYYKKAYEMSSIKELKEKYDSIKEQHFKNEKLAIFCLPNIDNFIKDIAEILSNIYKVKLVVTTDSKQIVEAYNWADIIWLEWANEMAVQITGRMNKTGKRVICRLHSYEALSTYPEKMNWQNVDILILVAEHMREILEIYHNDTYRKISNMIRIIPNGIDLNKFVFKNRTPGFDIAVVAHISHKKDPAAWLQVAGMLKKIDRRYVLHIAGEFQELRYANYFRHFIEDADLERNVKLYGFVKDINAFLENKNYLLSTSIHESFGYNIAEAMARGIKPIIHNYSGSKEQWPAELVYSFIDEIPAMLENEYSSEKYRSFVENKFSIEKQIKNIVEVLNLLRCTQSKVNNEQMLYGSSKFTANYCNLKGVFSESFVSKCYETIDSYNQKNRDNLDNSTKVVVDTTIRKPLVSVVTPAYNAAEFLEALANSLSKQSIFRDLQWVIVDDDSKDDTQQSIAKLCKQYKDMSIKVLKNEKNAGAAYSLEKGFEHANGEYVAWVSADDYYIDDRKLEKDVNLLENSFDVVFSKYSLFGSSPGNAKRYETILPDNSTELFIRITLSNNLNGSSVVMKKELYDRAGGFDKMLWNVDGDYDLFSKLILCGAKIGLSESTVFNRTHSGQTSSRSILMKVGSSLTRSRFFRIDHLRTLIKDKIFGAGNERIMYSLSIRFPLFFLDLYRESIQIPDFERSSIKNLIEHYNKLVDFLFSSEAFKVFLCNYTMKEEKL; encoded by the coding sequence ATGGAAATATTTGAAAAGATATCTCGATTGATTCAGTCAAAGGACTTTTCAAAAGCAAAAGAATTAGCTCAAAACATTCCTGATGAAATTGATAAAAATAACACGCTTGGAGTTATATCTTTCTATGAAGAAAAAAATGACGATGCCATAAATTTTTTTGAAAAAGCGTTGAGAATAAATCCAGCACATTCAGATGTGCTTTTCAATTATTCAAAAGCACTTTTTGAAAAACAGAATTATTTTGAATCCTGGCGATATTTAACAAGAATACCCAAAAAAACATGGGAAATTTATGACATGCTCGGTGATACACAGTTAAAACAGGATAACCCGGCCATGGCATTACATTATTATAAAAAGGCTTATGAAATGTCAAGCATCAAAGAGCTTAAAGAAAAATATGACTCTATCAAAGAGCAGCACTTTAAAAACGAGAAACTCGCTATCTTTTGTCTTCCCAATATAGATAATTTTATAAAAGACATTGCAGAGATCTTATCAAATATTTACAAAGTAAAGCTTGTTGTGACAACTGATAGTAAACAAATTGTTGAAGCTTACAACTGGGCAGATATTATCTGGCTGGAGTGGGCAAATGAAATGGCAGTACAGATAACAGGCAGAATGAACAAAACGGGAAAAAGAGTCATATGTAGACTCCACAGTTATGAAGCTTTATCTACTTATCCAGAAAAAATGAACTGGCAAAATGTTGATATTCTGATCTTGGTCGCCGAACATATGAGAGAAATTCTTGAAATCTACCACAATGACACATACAGAAAAATAAGTAATATGATCAGAATAATTCCCAACGGAATAGATCTGAACAAATTTGTTTTCAAAAATCGCACTCCCGGATTTGACATAGCAGTTGTTGCCCATATAAGCCATAAAAAAGATCCCGCGGCGTGGCTTCAGGTAGCAGGCATGCTTAAGAAAATAGATAGAAGGTACGTTCTTCACATTGCTGGAGAATTTCAGGAGCTGCGTTATGCAAATTACTTCAGGCATTTTATTGAAGATGCAGATCTTGAAAGAAATGTCAAGCTCTACGGCTTTGTCAAGGATATTAATGCATTTCTTGAAAATAAAAATTATCTTCTGTCAACGAGCATTCACGAGAGCTTCGGTTACAACATCGCCGAAGCCATGGCAAGAGGAATAAAACCGATAATACACAACTACAGTGGTTCAAAAGAACAATGGCCAGCTGAATTGGTCTATAGTTTTATTGATGAGATACCGGCAATGTTAGAGAATGAGTATTCGTCAGAAAAATACAGAAGTTTCGTAGAGAATAAGTTTTCCATTGAGAAACAGATCAAGAACATTGTAGAAGTTCTTAATTTGCTGCGGTGTACACAATCAAAGGTCAATAATGAACAAATGCTGTATGGATCATCTAAGTTCACTGCAAATTATTGCAACCTTAAAGGCGTTTTTTCGGAAAGTTTTGTTTCAAAATGCTACGAAACAATCGACTCTTACAACCAAAAAAATCGTGATAACCTCGATAATTCTACCAAAGTGGTTGTAGATACAACCATAAGAAAGCCATTAGTGAGCGTTGTGACACCGGCATACAACGCTGCTGAATTTCTTGAAGCTCTTGCAAATAGTCTGTCAAAGCAATCTATCTTTCGAGATCTGCAATGGGTTATTGTTGATGATGATTCTAAAGACGACACACAACAATCTATAGCAAAACTTTGCAAACAATATAAAGACATGTCTATCAAAGTCTTAAAAAACGAAAAAAATGCAGGTGCAGCTTATAGTTTGGAGAAAGGTTTCGAACACGCGAATGGGGAGTATGTAGCCTGGGTTAGTGCTGATGATTATTACATAGATGACAGGAAGCTGGAAAAAGATGTGAATTTACTTGAAAATTCCTTCGACGTTGTGTTTTCGAAATACAGTTTATTTGGAAGTTCTCCAGGGAATGCGAAAAGATACGAAACGATATTACCAGATAATAGTACAGAACTTTTCATTCGCATAACTCTCAGTAATAATTTAAATGGCTCTTCGGTTGTTATGAAAAAAGAACTCTACGATCGAGCTGGCGGTTTCGATAAAATGCTCTGGAATGTTGATGGAGATTATGACCTTTTTTCAAAATTGATTCTCTGTGGCGCTAAGATTGGATTGAGCGAAAGTACGGTATTTAACAGAACGCATTCTGGACAGACTTCTTCTCGAAGTATTCTAATGAAAGTTGGTTCGTCCCTAACTCGAAGCAGGTTCTTCAGGATAGATCATTTAAGAACACTTATAAAGGACAAGATTTTCGGAGCTGGCAATGAAAGAATAATGTATTCACTTAGCATCAGATTCCCTTTGTTTTTTTTGGATTTATATAGAGAATCGATACAAATACCTGATTTTGAGAGATCATCAATCAAGAATTTGATAGAACACTATAATAAATTAGTAGATTTTCTTTTTAGTTCTGAAGCATTCAAAGTTTTTTTATGCAATTACACAATGAAGGAGGAAAAATTATGA
- a CDS encoding NAD-dependent epimerase/dehydratase family protein: MKILLTGGLGFIGRMLKVKLQAKGHEVIALDLQVRDYDDYVRADVTEFLDLWRTAKTFDKFDYVVHMAGEVGRLVGEEHPHKMIRVNDIGTLNVIHICMEMGSNLVYFSTSEIYGRLLDIQEVTEESVNHLSPFMLSNVYAISKYFGEALVNHYVTNYNLKAVGIRPFMVYGPGVISSKYKSAIDQFIYNALTGKEFYVHRGSERAWCYIDDFIDGVMLVLEKHEFKDNVYEAYNIGTQEYKTMEEVGEIVLKYTKAPRELMKIVEPPEKFLVTRKRFSNKKLLNLGFEQKVPLKEGIKRTIEWHRSVVSGNNNW, encoded by the coding sequence ATGAAAATATTGCTAACGGGTGGCTTGGGTTTCATCGGTAGGATGTTAAAAGTCAAACTTCAGGCTAAGGGACATGAGGTTATTGCGCTCGATTTACAAGTTAGAGATTATGATGATTACGTTCGTGCCGATGTGACTGAATTTCTTGATCTCTGGAGAACTGCAAAGACTTTTGATAAATTTGATTACGTTGTCCACATGGCTGGTGAAGTGGGAAGACTTGTTGGCGAAGAACATCCACATAAGATGATTCGAGTTAATGATATTGGGACCTTGAATGTAATTCATATTTGCATGGAAATGGGATCAAACCTGGTGTATTTCTCCACTTCAGAAATTTATGGAAGGTTACTTGATATTCAAGAAGTAACAGAAGAAAGTGTAAACCATCTTTCTCCATTTATGCTTAGTAATGTTTATGCAATTAGCAAGTACTTTGGGGAGGCTCTTGTGAACCACTATGTGACAAACTACAACTTAAAGGCTGTCGGTATAAGACCTTTTATGGTATATGGTCCTGGAGTTATTTCAAGTAAATATAAATCGGCGATTGACCAGTTTATATATAACGCACTAACGGGGAAAGAATTTTACGTGCATAGAGGTTCTGAAAGAGCCTGGTGCTACATAGATGATTTCATTGATGGAGTTATGCTTGTTTTGGAAAAACATGAGTTTAAAGATAATGTGTACGAGGCTTATAATATCGGAACACAGGAGTATAAAACAATGGAAGAAGTTGGAGAAATAGTTTTAAAATACACGAAAGCGCCAAGAGAATTGATGAAAATAGTCGAACCGCCGGAAAAATTTCTAGTAACAAGAAAAAGGTTTTCAAACAAAAAGCTATTAAATTTAGGTTTTGAGCAGAAAGTACCTCTGAAAGAAGGTATAAAAAGAACTATCGAATGGCACAGGAGTGTTGTAAGTGGTAACAATAATTGGTAG